From Jiangella mangrovi:
CCACAGGAACATCTCGGTCTGAAAACCCATGGCCTGCGGGTCGGCGAAGGTGGCGAACCACAGGGCGCCCTGCGACGTCAGGGCGTCGAGCCGGCGGCGGGCGGCAGCCTCGCCGATGCCGACGCGCGCGGCCACCTCCGACATGGTCGTCCGGCCGTCGGCGGCCAGGATCTGGATCATCTGCAGGTCGGTGGCGTCGAGGGAGACCCGGCCTCCGCTCGGCGCCGGGGGCCGCTCCAGGAGCGCTGCACGGTCGCCGAGGAGCCCGCGGCTCCAGTCATAGGACGTCTTGAAGTTGCGCACGACGGTCTCGGTGCTGGTGTGCGTGATGCCCGGGACCGATCGGAGCTGGTCGACCAGGACGTCGGCGAGGTGCGCCCGGGACCCGACGATCACCTCGAGCACGAGGTCGTGGGACCCGGTGAGCAAGGCCAGGAACCGCACGTCGGAGCGCACGGCGAGCACACCGGCCACGGCCGTGGTGGCGCCGACGGCGCACTCCACCTGCATGAGCACCGGCGTGCCGAGACCACAGCGCGCCGGATCGGGCACCGCCGAGACGCACACGACGCGATTGGCGAGCAGGCGGTTGGCGCGGCGCGACACCGTCGACTCCGAAGCGCCGACCACCGCCCCGACCTGCTGCCACGTGGCCCGGCCGTTCAACTGGAGGCAGGCGATGATCGCCCGGTCGAGCTCGTCGAGCC
This genomic window contains:
- a CDS encoding Lrp/AsnC family transcriptional regulator, producing the protein MSDMSQEPPAWLSGRLPSLSAGLSRLDELDRAIIACLQLNGRATWQQVGAVVGASESTVSRRANRLLANRVVCVSAVPDPARCGLGTPVLMQVECAVGATTAVAGVLAVRSDVRFLALLTGSHDLVLEVIVGSRAHLADVLVDQLRSVPGITHTSTETVVRNFKTSYDWSRGLLGDRAALLERPPAPSGGRVSLDATDLQMIQILAADGRTTMSEVAARVGIGEAAARRRLDALTSQGALWFATFADPQAMGFQTEMFLWLGVDFARLEEVAAELARHPEVRYLSATAGYSDLACELVLRDLDDLYRFNTEVLGSLPGIRRVEMGQELQIVKRGFLTSSTVLPDIAPYMPR